One genomic region from Sphingobacterium sp. UGAL515B_05 encodes:
- a CDS encoding TonB-dependent receptor, translating into MKFKANNVFWLLCAIAASSPAVQAKSLTLTTSQFTYAQGIVKGRVVDAQGNAVAGATVQNLKSKKSVQSDEKGNFQIEAEMGDNLSISFIGYSRLVQAITQSNGQIFSLKTDENTLEEVTISIGYQRIRKSDVTGAIASVKAEELNLSAPKLSQALVGKVAGVQVMQTSGAPYDGTKMRVRGMGSINAGSDPLYVIDGYPAGNNLNINPNDIESIDVLKDAASAAIYGSRGAGGVVLITTKRGKEGKSNVDYEVLGGFGQLSKKIDVLNSEQFIDLLIDGRNNSYKDLLATKGIAWSDSRRFDDNKTRIANVGNAGSVSIPEDYYDFASGTAKKAKYDTDWQDALYRNAPFQRHNLSTYGGNEKNRYFLSGSYQNQQGIMLGTDQKVFNFRANIDSKVSKRLTVGANVSFTYNDNNEVTTGRYDRSPSMAALIYLPTLPVFNEDGTYAKYLMADLSANNYGIQNPENPLAYVTEIKNNRRGKRGVYNAFADFSIMDGLNLKINGGLSTYDEKYDYFRPTSLSDGNNKPFSPQAVSAAYADAKTKNELDKLLEATLNYNKTFGGKHQVSALLGYSAQRTDYDYQGVRANGFNNNAIGEITDKGADPSNFQLLKDDTFKRITTLQSYFSRVSYSFDSKYFLSASIRTDGSSRFGPNNKWGTFPSVSGGWTLSKEEFYTDWLGQQSTVKLRASWGRSGNNNIGDYRALSVINSPAGVILGDKVETSYTAGDLFDPKLGWESTSQYNAGLDLGLLKGRLNIMTNFYLSRSFNLLFNQPLSAVSGSTTILTNLPNSKVQNKGFDVQVDATLIRKNEFELGFSGNINVNRNKVLDLGGASTILTNGAERSYLTHITQEGSPIGMFYGFKVLGVATEENYKTVAPSAASTTPLQPGDLYFEDVDGNGIVNDADKRVIGNPHPNFTYGFAVNARYKAFDLRASFNGSQGNKVLDGYDYYLYNMEGSGNQYADVAQRYRSAQNPGNGKVYRASRGGTQSNSTRLSDFYLQDGSFLRMTNIALGYNLPKSLAEKLTLSGVRVYATVDNPFTISKYKGYNPEPDYNQRGNLTPGVDYGLYPLVRSYNLGVKVTF; encoded by the coding sequence ATGAAATTTAAAGCCAACAATGTCTTTTGGTTGTTATGTGCCATTGCAGCGAGCTCACCCGCTGTTCAAGCCAAATCGCTCACACTAACCACGTCACAATTTACGTATGCACAGGGGATCGTTAAAGGCCGTGTCGTCGACGCCCAAGGAAATGCTGTCGCAGGAGCAACCGTTCAAAATTTGAAAAGTAAAAAATCTGTTCAGTCTGACGAAAAAGGAAATTTTCAGATCGAAGCCGAAATGGGTGATAACCTGAGTATTTCTTTTATTGGGTATAGCAGACTTGTGCAAGCTATTACCCAATCCAATGGGCAGATCTTTTCTCTAAAGACCGATGAAAACACATTGGAAGAAGTGACCATCTCTATCGGTTATCAGCGGATCAGAAAGTCGGATGTCACTGGCGCAATCGCTAGCGTTAAGGCCGAGGAACTCAATCTGAGCGCACCAAAATTATCCCAGGCATTGGTTGGTAAAGTAGCAGGTGTACAGGTGATGCAGACAAGTGGCGCTCCATACGATGGTACCAAAATGCGCGTCCGCGGAATGGGATCGATCAATGCTGGTTCGGATCCATTGTACGTTATCGATGGATATCCAGCAGGAAACAATTTAAATATCAACCCCAATGATATTGAGTCTATCGATGTGTTAAAGGATGCCGCTTCTGCAGCGATCTATGGATCTCGTGGTGCTGGCGGTGTTGTATTGATTACAACCAAGCGTGGCAAGGAAGGTAAGAGTAATGTGGACTACGAAGTATTGGGGGGCTTTGGTCAGCTTTCCAAGAAAATCGATGTTTTAAATTCGGAACAGTTTATTGATCTCTTGATTGATGGTCGTAACAATTCCTATAAAGACCTGCTGGCTACGAAAGGGATTGCTTGGAGCGATAGTAGACGCTTTGATGATAATAAAACGCGTATCGCCAATGTCGGAAATGCCGGTTCAGTAAGTATTCCTGAAGACTACTATGACTTTGCGTCCGGTACGGCAAAAAAAGCGAAATATGATACGGATTGGCAAGATGCCTTATACCGTAATGCTCCTTTCCAACGTCATAATCTATCAACCTATGGCGGTAACGAAAAAAACCGCTATTTCCTAAGTGGATCTTATCAGAATCAACAAGGGATCATGCTCGGGACGGATCAAAAGGTCTTTAATTTCCGCGCCAATATCGATAGCAAAGTCAGCAAGAGATTGACCGTTGGTGCAAATGTTTCATTTACATATAATGACAACAACGAGGTGACGACAGGCCGTTACGACAGAAGCCCATCAATGGCCGCGTTAATTTATTTGCCTACCCTCCCTGTTTTTAACGAAGATGGAACCTATGCCAAATACCTGATGGCTGATCTTTCGGCGAACAATTACGGTATCCAGAACCCTGAAAATCCACTGGCTTATGTCACTGAGATTAAAAACAACCGTCGTGGAAAAAGGGGGGTATACAATGCCTTTGCTGATTTTTCCATTATGGATGGCCTAAATCTGAAAATAAACGGTGGATTGTCTACTTACGACGAGAAGTATGATTATTTCCGTCCTACAAGTCTTTCTGATGGGAATAACAAACCGTTTTCACCGCAAGCGGTATCTGCAGCCTATGCAGATGCCAAGACAAAAAATGAATTGGACAAATTGCTGGAAGCAACGTTAAACTATAACAAGACTTTTGGTGGTAAACATCAGGTATCCGCTTTATTGGGCTATTCGGCTCAACGAACAGATTACGATTATCAAGGTGTGAGAGCCAACGGTTTTAATAATAATGCAATTGGGGAAATTACAGATAAAGGAGCCGATCCTTCTAATTTCCAATTGCTAAAAGACGATACGTTCAAACGCATTACAACGCTCCAGTCATATTTTAGCCGTGTAAGCTATAGCTTTGATTCCAAATATTTCCTTTCAGCTTCCATTCGTACCGATGGATCATCACGTTTCGGGCCAAATAATAAATGGGGAACCTTCCCATCGGTTTCAGGTGGTTGGACCCTCTCCAAGGAGGAGTTTTATACGGATTGGTTAGGACAACAGTCAACGGTCAAACTAAGAGCGAGCTGGGGACGTAGTGGAAATAATAATATTGGTGATTATCGCGCGTTATCCGTTATCAACTCGCCAGCAGGAGTTATTCTTGGTGATAAAGTGGAGACTTCCTATACTGCAGGTGATCTGTTCGATCCAAAATTGGGTTGGGAATCAACCTCGCAATACAACGCCGGTCTTGATCTCGGTTTGTTAAAAGGCCGCCTCAACATTATGACCAACTTCTACCTGAGCCGTTCCTTCAATTTATTATTCAATCAGCCACTCTCCGCTGTATCTGGATCAACAACAATCTTGACCAATCTGCCAAATTCGAAGGTGCAGAACAAAGGTTTTGATGTGCAGGTTGATGCCACACTGATTCGCAAAAATGAATTTGAATTAGGATTCAGTGGAAATATCAATGTCAACAGAAATAAAGTGCTCGATCTTGGTGGGGCCTCTACCATCTTGACAAATGGTGCTGAACGCTCCTACTTAACGCATATTACACAAGAAGGAAGTCCAATTGGTATGTTCTATGGTTTTAAAGTTCTGGGGGTTGCAACAGAGGAAAACTATAAAACTGTCGCACCTTCTGCGGCTTCAACAACTCCGCTACAGCCTGGAGATCTTTATTTTGAAGATGTTGACGGCAATGGTATCGTCAATGATGCCGATAAACGTGTGATCGGCAATCCGCATCCTAATTTCACCTATGGCTTTGCCGTCAATGCACGCTATAAGGCATTTGATCTACGGGCATCATTTAATGGCTCCCAAGGGAATAAAGTGCTGGATGGCTATGATTATTACCTCTACAATATGGAAGGTTCCGGTAACCAATATGCGGATGTCGCACAACGCTACCGTTCGGCTCAAAATCCGGGAAATGGTAAAGTCTACCGTGCATCGCGTGGCGGTACGCAAAGTAACAGTACACGTCTTTCCGATTTTTATCTGCAGGACGGTTCATTCTTGCGTATGACAAATATTGCTTTGGGTTACAATCTTCCCAAAAGTCTAGCAGAAAAACTAACACTTTCTGGTGTAAGGGTCTACGCGACCGTGGACAATCCATTTACGATTTCTAAATACAAAGGCTACAATCCGGAACCGGATTATAATCAACGCGGCAACCTGACTCCAGGGGTGGATTATGGGCTTTATCCATTGGTGAGATCATATAACCTTGGTGTGAAAGTAACGTTTTAA
- a CDS encoding helix-turn-helix transcriptional regulator — protein MCNVTSQEIIKAVKERRKYLKISQRAMAEQLYISLKAYQNFEIGTTKIDIERLQQIADILQTDMNSLINPPTAQIKGEKLPLSNEKQLLRDKESYISYLEESLQFYRNLIKENNLM, from the coding sequence ATGTGCAATGTAACATCACAAGAAATTATTAAAGCCGTTAAAGAGCGTAGGAAATATCTCAAGATATCACAACGGGCAATGGCTGAACAGCTATATATTTCCTTAAAAGCCTACCAGAACTTCGAGATTGGAACGACGAAGATAGACATTGAACGTCTACAGCAAATTGCGGATATATTACAAACGGATATGAATAGTTTGATCAATCCTCCGACAGCTCAGATAAAGGGAGAAAAATTACCCTTATCAAATGAAAAGCAGCTTTTGCGGGACAAAGAAAGTTATATTTCTTATTTGGAGGAAAGTTTACAGTTTTACAGAAACCTCATTAAGGAGAATAATCTGATGTAG
- a CDS encoding DEAD/DEAH box helicase, translated as MIGIGFNCITTDAKIHSVEKILPKRNSSEPLVIPWEDGFIGRMTPRYLSKYYADDEIPFMERENIVIQVRPYPPKYELKLKKFSGTTVKIELTTEHLGINCSCSDDVTGLCVHEATLLSNKLLDSYPNYLKGLYRAEINNLPPWKKKIVPFKVCENYSYAELTVEMNNEYGRFYRLAPNDYESGLRLPARNLEGYLDLQRNDEVYFFVTINFSAFGLPVFFPFHYKFKRSRSFSHSYLLDESNLKMSLNSYDQYLELFSRRFAALLNEDKILREEKKDLISEDINYFERKQWEIIQIWRDLLEDPPFPVKLRFAETFKRYRFAHQINLKNSSVLGAATLNKAQGNLQLKVEIDDQDQYLKMRICLYYRNQLIDCPEFLGDENCFFLKISNEEILFIDNPTQAGVLQKFKQWKYRLTVFKENYHTFLNDYLIPLSKIAELVILNRLGENMTIPQVFKPFKKIATISVIDQFLCIEAFVEYEKEGRFLLNSSSNLILEERQNQLAYFERNKLEEQVFQEFVKTQHPILKETTLENNWLIPLKEIENTTWLFDFMDSCSLNEISLEIDHLQQGSAYYPFPLNCTVRNIRLENNLCSILLGPKFGRQTISMDEFEDLIMGTDKVFTLTDGTFGVIRRADREIFRPLFLGGRREEDCFVLNTIQLVSMQKVLDKIDKKIIQDSIRERREKLAALDEIPLLEIPRSLKAQLRPYQQVGFSWLTFLNEFQWGGLLADDMGLGKTLQIITVLEYFYQQHSTGKSALVVVPNSLLFNWENEYKKFAPYRKIEIYYGKHREAFIFEEEGTVVLTTYGTMLTDAAYLTSLDFSYLIMDESQAVKNRNSKRFEVLSMVKADYRVAVTGTPVENGIQDIYAQMSLVNPGFFGDYRNFNKAYKGIKDENTAQETVLGLQKMIQPFILRRTKKQVALDLPEKTETILYMDMLPEQRKIYDKVRKIFKGEIENNLNSADSTKSKFLAIEALQKLRQLCNSPILMKDGGFGQESIKLDFIDEIMDEVAPNHKILLFSAYTSMLKLVAQRIENKGIAYAYLDGKMNQDQRQNAVERFQNEDECRVFLISLKAGGTGLNLTAADYVYILDPWWNPAAEAQAIDRCYRIGQGKHVMAYKIVCRNSVEEHILALQERKKRISEGLILDETNLMKSISKDELLKLFE; from the coding sequence ATGATAGGAATTGGCTTTAACTGCATTACGACGGATGCTAAGATCCATTCAGTCGAAAAAATACTTCCAAAAAGAAATTCTAGTGAACCTCTTGTAATTCCTTGGGAAGATGGATTTATAGGGAGAATGACTCCGCGCTACCTGAGCAAATATTATGCTGATGATGAGATTCCATTTATGGAACGAGAGAATATTGTTATTCAGGTCCGACCGTATCCACCGAAATATGAACTTAAGTTAAAAAAGTTCTCGGGTACTACGGTTAAAATCGAGCTGACTACGGAACACCTCGGCATTAATTGTTCTTGTAGCGACGATGTAACAGGGCTTTGCGTACACGAAGCAACCCTGCTATCGAATAAATTACTGGATAGTTACCCCAATTATTTAAAGGGCCTATATCGGGCTGAAATCAATAATTTGCCACCATGGAAGAAAAAGATCGTGCCATTTAAGGTCTGTGAGAATTATTCTTATGCGGAGTTAACTGTAGAAATGAATAATGAATATGGACGATTTTATCGTTTAGCTCCTAATGATTATGAGAGTGGACTTCGTCTGCCTGCACGTAACTTGGAAGGATATCTCGATTTACAGCGAAACGATGAAGTGTATTTTTTTGTTACAATAAATTTTTCCGCTTTTGGTCTGCCTGTTTTTTTCCCTTTTCATTATAAATTTAAACGCTCTCGTTCCTTTTCGCACTCTTATCTATTGGACGAAAGTAACTTGAAAATGTCTTTAAATTCTTATGATCAGTATCTGGAATTGTTCAGTCGTCGATTTGCCGCCCTCCTTAATGAAGATAAAATACTTCGGGAAGAGAAGAAGGATCTAATCAGTGAAGATATCAACTACTTCGAGCGGAAACAATGGGAAATTATACAGATATGGCGTGATTTACTGGAGGATCCTCCGTTTCCAGTTAAATTACGTTTTGCCGAAACATTTAAACGCTATCGATTTGCACATCAGATTAATTTGAAAAATTCGAGCGTGCTGGGTGCCGCGACATTAAATAAAGCACAGGGGAATTTGCAGCTCAAAGTCGAAATTGATGATCAGGATCAATATCTGAAAATGCGAATTTGTCTCTATTACAGAAACCAGCTAATAGATTGTCCTGAGTTTTTGGGGGATGAAAATTGTTTCTTTCTGAAAATATCTAACGAGGAAATTTTATTTATTGATAACCCGACCCAGGCTGGAGTATTGCAAAAGTTTAAACAATGGAAATATAGATTGACTGTCTTTAAAGAGAATTATCATACCTTCTTGAACGATTATCTGATACCCCTATCAAAAATAGCGGAGCTTGTCATCTTAAACAGGCTAGGGGAAAATATGACAATTCCTCAAGTCTTTAAGCCGTTTAAAAAAATAGCTACTATTTCTGTAATTGACCAATTCCTTTGTATAGAGGCTTTTGTCGAATATGAGAAAGAGGGTAGGTTTTTGTTGAACTCCAGTAGCAATTTGATTTTAGAGGAGAGACAGAATCAATTGGCGTATTTTGAAAGGAATAAGCTCGAAGAACAGGTTTTTCAGGAATTTGTTAAAACACAACATCCGATTCTTAAGGAGACAACATTAGAAAATAACTGGTTGATTCCTTTGAAAGAAATTGAAAATACCACTTGGCTATTTGATTTCATGGACAGCTGTTCTCTCAATGAAATTTCGTTAGAAATTGACCATCTTCAGCAAGGTAGCGCATACTATCCTTTCCCTCTAAATTGTACTGTACGTAACATCCGTCTGGAAAATAATTTATGTTCAATTCTACTGGGGCCGAAATTTGGAAGACAAACAATTTCAATGGATGAATTTGAGGATTTGATTATGGGAACAGATAAAGTTTTTACTCTTACTGATGGGACTTTTGGCGTTATACGCCGCGCTGACCGAGAAATCTTCAGGCCACTGTTTTTAGGAGGAAGAAGAGAAGAAGATTGTTTTGTTTTAAATACAATTCAACTTGTGTCTATGCAGAAGGTTTTGGATAAAATAGATAAAAAAATTATTCAGGACAGTATTCGGGAACGTCGTGAAAAACTCGCAGCTTTGGATGAAATCCCTCTTTTGGAAATCCCTAGAAGCTTAAAAGCGCAATTACGACCTTATCAGCAGGTAGGTTTCAGCTGGCTCACTTTTTTGAATGAATTTCAGTGGGGTGGCCTTTTGGCTGATGATATGGGTTTAGGGAAAACATTGCAGATTATAACAGTGCTGGAATACTTTTATCAACAGCATTCTACAGGAAAATCTGCTTTAGTGGTTGTCCCGAACTCTCTTTTGTTCAATTGGGAAAATGAATATAAAAAGTTCGCCCCCTATCGAAAAATAGAAATCTATTATGGGAAACACCGGGAAGCATTTATTTTTGAAGAGGAAGGCACTGTAGTTCTTACGACATATGGAACGATGCTGACTGATGCGGCGTATTTAACCAGTTTAGACTTTAGCTATCTGATTATGGACGAATCCCAAGCCGTCAAGAACCGTAATTCGAAGCGTTTTGAAGTGCTGTCAATGGTTAAGGCCGATTACCGTGTAGCGGTGACAGGAACGCCAGTTGAAAACGGTATCCAAGATATTTATGCTCAAATGTCTTTAGTTAATCCTGGTTTCTTTGGGGATTATCGAAATTTTAACAAGGCCTATAAGGGGATCAAAGATGAAAATACAGCGCAAGAAACTGTCCTTGGCCTCCAAAAGATGATCCAACCTTTTATTCTTCGACGTACAAAAAAACAGGTTGCTTTGGACCTTCCTGAAAAGACCGAAACAATACTGTATATGGATATGCTTCCGGAGCAAAGAAAAATATACGATAAGGTCAGAAAAATATTCAAGGGAGAGATTGAAAATAATCTGAATAGCGCTGACTCCACGAAATCCAAATTTTTGGCGATCGAGGCGCTGCAAAAACTACGGCAGCTTTGCAACTCGCCCATTCTGATGAAAGATGGCGGCTTCGGTCAAGAATCTATTAAATTGGATTTTATTGATGAAATCATGGATGAAGTCGCTCCAAATCATAAGATTCTTCTCTTTTCGGCGTATACTTCCATGCTTAAGCTGGTGGCTCAACGAATCGAAAATAAAGGAATAGCTTATGCCTACCTTGATGGTAAGATGAATCAAGATCAGCGGCAAAATGCGGTCGAAAGATTTCAAAACGAGGACGAATGCCGTGTATTTCTCATCAGCCTTAAAGCGGGAGGAACAGGATTAAATCTAACGGCTGCCGATTATGTTTATATTTTGGATCCCTGGTGGAATCCTGCTGCCGAAGCACAGGCAATAGATCGTTGTTATCGAATAGGACAGGGAAAGCATGTGATGGCTTATAAGATTGTTTGTCGGAACTCCGTAGAGGAGCACATCTTAGCCCTTCAAGAACGTAAAAAACGAATATCCGAAGGACTGATTTTAGATGAGACCAATCTAATGAAATCGATCAGTAAAGATGAACTGCTTAAATTATTTGAATAA
- a CDS encoding S41 family peptidase, whose protein sequence is MTNTKLFLIFCLVFFVRPIYGQTTCNCSQALKQLIVKIESEYPGFPEKTKQNKDLYQAKKNILTKKSLLVSNGTCMQLLQEYLDFFHDEHIVLDDLSKRKNAPQTSTETPKAEPEEEISSKSISPDIFYIKISSFGYENIAPFKELIEKNKEKIESSKGLIIDVRNNGGGTDDVYQPLLPYILTNPIRIMSVEFFATQTLVDGLRDYAIKNIKQDSLNEVKRIDEDLREYRENIGKFVLYGDKKVIIDTIAINKKSPQQVIILANRNVASAAENFLFSSRQSKKVKIMGTPSMGALDYGSIREFKFGCDNYQLLLPTYRSTRLPQYPIDNIGIQPDIYLDESITDWIDFAVRYINE, encoded by the coding sequence ATGACCAATACCAAATTATTCCTCATCTTTTGTCTTGTTTTCTTTGTTCGACCAATATATGGTCAAACCACCTGCAACTGCTCACAGGCACTTAAGCAATTAATTGTAAAAATAGAGAGCGAGTACCCTGGTTTTCCAGAAAAAACCAAGCAGAATAAGGACCTGTATCAAGCTAAAAAAAATATATTGACGAAGAAAAGCTTGCTGGTTTCAAATGGGACCTGTATGCAACTTTTGCAGGAATATCTTGACTTCTTCCACGATGAACACATTGTCTTAGATGATCTTTCCAAAAGGAAAAATGCTCCACAGACAAGTACCGAAACCCCAAAGGCAGAACCAGAAGAGGAAATAAGTTCAAAATCGATCAGTCCCGATATATTTTATATTAAGATCTCAAGCTTCGGGTACGAAAACATAGCCCCTTTCAAAGAGCTGATTGAAAAAAACAAAGAAAAGATCGAAAGCAGTAAAGGACTTATTATAGATGTACGAAACAACGGTGGTGGGACGGACGATGTATACCAGCCGCTGTTGCCTTACATCTTAACTAATCCCATCCGGATTATGAGTGTTGAGTTTTTTGCGACACAAACCTTAGTCGATGGGTTGCGTGATTATGCCATCAAAAATATCAAGCAGGATTCACTGAATGAAGTAAAAAGAATTGACGAAGATCTTCGGGAATACAGGGAGAATATCGGAAAATTTGTATTGTATGGTGACAAGAAGGTGATCATAGATACGATTGCTATTAATAAAAAAAGTCCGCAACAGGTCATTATCCTAGCCAATAGAAATGTAGCCAGTGCTGCCGAGAATTTTTTATTCAGTTCCCGCCAGAGCAAAAAAGTAAAAATCATGGGAACGCCGAGTATGGGCGCCCTTGACTATGGCTCTATACGTGAGTTCAAATTTGGTTGCGACAACTACCAGCTCCTTTTGCCAACCTATCGATCTACTCGACTACCACAATATCCGATTGACAATATAGGGATACAGCCCGATATCTACCTGGATGAATCCATTACAGACTGGATCGATTTTGCGGTGCGTTACATCAATGAATAA
- a CDS encoding DKNYY domain-containing protein — protein sequence MGIISALIGLLFSCKEQVSPLSEDYYKKSGAIYFIPSGNGFERGSRKMVADVASFAVIKEVYARDKDHVYFMGCPQELVDIKTFQLKNNIPIDQEHVFKFEGFASATSSCSQNQLTIIEGADPATYTTLYHQLPALAKDKAHYFYRYQPLNVDYASFNVVNSNFVKDKNQLFVVTDKAILPLHYKTENVKALNKAYLLLNDRILLYYEPYQNIGILEIELPSSNNIKFLNDKTVIIDQLVIISGKQFEYAAVDAESFELLEGANGKVLWSRDKNHVYYEQRLFAEADPKTFEVLKFAVAKDANHIFIGNKIFNGPDVKSFRKVDKPRVNHDFEDDLGNKYWYQTNKGEVILVPVTKK from the coding sequence ATGGGAATAATAAGTGCTTTGATAGGTCTGCTCTTTTCCTGCAAAGAGCAAGTGAGTCCTTTGTCTGAAGATTACTACAAAAAGAGCGGTGCGATTTATTTTATACCGAGCGGAAACGGTTTTGAACGAGGTTCGAGAAAGATGGTTGCCGATGTGGCAAGTTTTGCTGTGATCAAAGAGGTCTATGCCCGCGATAAAGATCACGTCTATTTTATGGGATGCCCGCAAGAGCTGGTCGATATAAAGACCTTTCAACTGAAAAACAACATTCCAATCGATCAGGAGCATGTATTCAAGTTTGAAGGTTTTGCTTCGGCTACTTCATCGTGTAGCCAAAATCAGCTCACCATTATCGAAGGTGCCGATCCTGCGACTTATACAACGTTATATCATCAACTTCCAGCACTAGCTAAAGATAAAGCACATTACTTTTATAGGTATCAACCGCTGAACGTCGACTATGCTTCATTCAACGTAGTTAACAGTAATTTTGTAAAAGATAAAAATCAGCTTTTCGTAGTAACAGACAAAGCGATTCTTCCGCTCCACTATAAAACAGAGAACGTTAAGGCTCTCAATAAAGCCTATCTACTACTGAATGACCGAATACTGCTCTACTACGAGCCTTATCAAAACATCGGTATCCTGGAGATCGAACTTCCTTCGTCAAACAACATAAAATTCCTTAATGATAAGACAGTAATCATTGACCAATTGGTGATTATCTCGGGTAAGCAATTTGAATATGCAGCGGTTGATGCCGAAAGTTTCGAGCTATTGGAAGGGGCAAATGGAAAAGTTCTTTGGTCGCGCGACAAAAATCATGTCTATTACGAACAACGATTATTTGCTGAAGCAGATCCGAAAACCTTCGAGGTTCTCAAGTTCGCTGTAGCAAAAGACGCGAACCACATTTTCATTGGAAATAAAATATTCAATGGCCCTGATGTAAAAAGCTTCAGAAAGGTTGATAAGCCGCGGGTAAACCATGATTTCGAAGATGACCTGGGCAACAAATACTGGTATCAAACCAACAAAGGGGAGGTTATTTTGGTTCCGGTTACTAAAAAGTGA
- a CDS encoding RNA polymerase sigma-70 factor: MSELLIASLKQGDHFAMEQIFNLYWEAIFDAAFKKIGDENVAQDITQEIFISLWENREQVIISGGLAAYLHGAVKFKVINHFRNTTVKDGHKAELATLMNQQYADSADDLLILKDAQQKVEEALMQLPERMRLVVTMSRKQEKSIKEIASELNVSVQTVKNQITSAMKLLKKSLS; the protein is encoded by the coding sequence GTGAGCGAATTATTGATAGCATCATTAAAGCAGGGTGACCACTTTGCCATGGAACAGATTTTTAATCTGTATTGGGAAGCCATATTTGATGCAGCTTTTAAGAAAATAGGTGACGAAAATGTTGCTCAGGACATTACCCAGGAAATTTTTATTTCGCTGTGGGAAAACCGTGAACAGGTCATCATATCTGGTGGCCTCGCAGCCTATCTACATGGGGCTGTAAAATTCAAAGTAATCAACCATTTTCGGAATACGACAGTTAAAGATGGGCACAAAGCCGAACTAGCGACTTTAATGAACCAACAATATGCGGATTCAGCGGACGATTTGCTGATCTTAAAAGATGCGCAACAAAAAGTTGAAGAAGCGTTGATGCAGCTTCCCGAACGTATGCGGCTGGTCGTCACAATGAGCCGCAAGCAAGAAAAATCAATCAAGGAAATTGCGAGCGAGCTGAATGTATCGGTACAAACGGTCAAGAATCAAATTACCTCGGCCATGAAACTGCTCAAAAAAAGCCTCTCTTAG
- a CDS encoding FecR family protein, which produces MMEEKAKQLLQKYLNGEASATEIKQVEDWYAQLDNASKKIPQERKAALREQLLANIQSGISEKESKRPSLLYSPVFKIAAAILMIASIGLLYWKVNNQPIAPSAQIVTTTLAGEHKKIVLADGSEIIMEPSSKISYPSTFKGNIREIALTEGEAFFAIAHDEQHPFQVQLASKLVVKVLGTSFRIKAYQASDQVEVTVATGKVAVQQQDKILGILTKNQSLRYSKETAQSSRSVVEKNTAVAIAFDGTNLQEVAKKLEYIYNIEIILKDTSLSALKTTATFNSTQNPAEILDIICSLHHLKYRTIEKDKIFKIQK; this is translated from the coding sequence ATGATGGAAGAAAAAGCAAAGCAGCTACTGCAAAAATATTTAAATGGAGAGGCCAGCGCCACCGAGATTAAACAAGTCGAAGATTGGTACGCCCAACTGGATAACGCATCAAAAAAAATTCCGCAGGAACGCAAAGCGGCCTTGCGCGAACAATTATTGGCCAATATCCAGTCCGGTATTTCAGAAAAGGAAAGTAAACGACCTTCCCTGCTGTATTCACCTGTATTCAAAATAGCGGCCGCTATTTTAATGATTGCGTCCATAGGACTTCTTTATTGGAAAGTAAATAATCAACCTATCGCACCATCTGCGCAGATCGTCACAACAACCCTTGCAGGTGAACATAAAAAGATTGTATTGGCAGATGGTTCGGAAATTATCATGGAACCATCTTCAAAAATCAGCTATCCAAGTACATTCAAGGGAAATATCCGTGAAATAGCACTTACCGAGGGGGAAGCCTTCTTTGCTATTGCCCACGACGAACAACACCCATTTCAGGTACAGCTTGCATCCAAGCTAGTGGTTAAAGTATTGGGTACCTCCTTTCGGATAAAAGCTTATCAGGCTTCCGACCAAGTCGAAGTCACCGTTGCTACCGGTAAGGTGGCGGTACAGCAACAAGATAAAATCTTGGGTATATTAACCAAAAACCAAAGTCTACGTTACAGCAAAGAAACCGCACAATCTTCGCGTAGCGTGGTCGAAAAAAACACAGCTGTCGCCATAGCGTTTGATGGAACAAACCTCCAAGAGGTCGCAAAAAAACTGGAATATATCTACAACATTGAAATTATCTTAAAGGATACATCGCTTTCGGCCCTAAAAACAACAGCCACATTCAATAGCACACAAAATCCAGCCGAAATACTGGATATTATCTGCAGCCTGCATCACCTTAAGTACAGGACGATTGAAAAGGATAAAATATTTAAAATCCAAAAATAA